The Juglans regia cultivar Chandler chromosome 1, Walnut 2.0, whole genome shotgun sequence nucleotide sequence CGTGGGTTGTGAGGAAGAATTCGAATGAGAGAGAAGGAGTTAAGGATATGTATGTGGCTGTGGTTTCACGTGGGTGGTGCACTATCCTCAACGGTCCAAAAAAATGATGATGCActgaaagagaaatgaaaataaaataattaagcgGTGGAAAGTGGAAAGGGAGGAAATGAACGACATGCgtgtgaaaaaataatagtgcATGTGGGGTGTTGGTGTTTGTCATGATGAAAAATCTTAGTGGGTGGAACCAGGTACTACAACTAGGCTAAAGGCTGTTCCACCTGTCCCACGATGGAGCGTGGGTCATGCCCTCTTGGCGACCTGAACAGCTTATTCTGACTCCTATTGCGGTGAAGAGCGGCCAGTTATATCGCTGTCCAAATTTACCTCCCCGTGGGGATACCACAAGAAAATGTAAGCCTTAAGATTGCCTTTTACCTCTTGCAATAGAGTGTAGGTTAGTCCTCAACTACctgaaataaaaaactttaccTTCCTCATAAGCGTCAATAGGCGGGAGCGGGTTTAGTAACAGACTACTCGAATGAGTTATCTCCCACGGGATACTGTGGGCAAATGTAAGCCTAAAGGTTGTCTTATTCCTACCACATAGGAAAGTGGGTTTAGCCCTTGCAGCGACCTGAATAATTACCCCGACCTCTGCTGCGAACGAAGAGTCAGTTTAGCGCCAGCCTGGCTCAAAATATGTTACCTTATCCTGTGATGTCAACGAGCAGGAGCAGGTTCAGTAATAGACTGTCCAAACAACTTACCTCCTAGAGGAATACTATAGGAAAAGTGCGAACTGGCCCCGTGGCTATCCGAAGAAGTTACCTCCTTGGGGAACCAAATGGGACGGGCTGACTTGAGGCATCCCGACCTCTCCCCAATGGAGTGCGGGCTTAGTATTTCGGCTACTCGAAGTAAAAGGAATCTCCAGAAAGGAAACAGAGTCACATAGAAAGCTACACAATGTCAACAAGCAGAAGTAGGCCAAGTTTATGAACCTTCTGAATACCGAAACAAAAGGCACAAGCATTAACAAGCAGGGATAACAACGACAAGGCAGGAAGAACAACGAGCATGACGCAATACGGGCTAAAAAACTCAGGTTTGCAATATTAACTACTGTCCCCAAAAGAGTAATGATAACGCCCTTATTTGATGAGCAGGAGGATTATGAAAAGTAATCAAAGAAGGGCGGATATGGCTCCAAATTGACTGGGCGACTCCCCGTCAATGCGGACGAAGGAGGCAGATCCAGCCCTTGGCCGTCTTGGCTCACTAGAAGATTGTACTATGAAGGAATGATGAAGCGGGAGAATAAAACAGCAAGGTGAGATAAAAAGCGACTGAAAGACGAAGGAAGGAAACCAGAACAAAGAGAATCTAGAGAACTCAACTTCACAAGACAAAGTCATAGGGCCCCAAGAGACAGGCCATGTAACAAAGGCCAGCGAATATAGCACGAACAAGAAAACTATTGACTTGCAGGGTCGACAGGTTTAAGCTGGGTGCTAGCAAGGTGGGTCACAAAATCCTCAAACCCAGCCCCAGTTTGCTGTCACACGagaagaaagaatgaaataatGGAAAATGCATGGTCGGGTGTGGTCATCAAAACAACAAAGTGCAGCTGACTAAGTAATGAGTAACGTGGAGCACGACTAAAGCTAGTGGATACGTCTAAATTGGGAAGGCATCGAAATCAAGGGTTGTGTCCTAGGACAactatccaataaaaaaaaacacaagcgCAGCACGGGCGAAAGAATGGCTGGTTGGCGGGGTGGGTAGAAGCCATACGGACTCCTACGCCAAAATAACCTCGGGTGGGTCGCCAAAATTCCCCCGGGCAGGTcaccaaaaagaagaaaggaaaatactcGAAAATGAAAAGACATACAAAACAAgatatttttactaattaatatatacaagtcGCTTGGCGAAAAATTGCAGGTATATGCGtacatccaaagaaaaagaaaaaggaagaacaaAACAACGAAGCTGTCATGTCTCAGCGCCGGAAGCACTAGTCTTGACAGCATAAGGAGCAAAATCATCTGACCCTGTTGCGGTCGGTGCGGGAACAACCAGATTTGGAAAAGCATCAAGCATCTGTTTCCTTCCCAAGTCGCGTCTAACTTTGAAGACTACTGTGCTGGTGGGAATCATGGCAAGGGCAAGGCCCTGCAGGTATTTGGTGAAAGACCTCGAGCACAGCTTTGGACTCCCTAAGAGGAATTCTTGCATCGACCAACAGCCCTTGACAACCTCGCATCCCCACGCTTCATCATGAACTCCTAGGAACAACTTTAGCTGCCTACCCAGGGAAAGGGCGACATCCCACATTTGGGATAAGTCGTCCCAAAGACTTTGGTTAAGCCGCTCCAATTGTTCCTTCTCCTCCTTCGCCTTCCTCTTGTGCTTCTTCAAGTGGCACTCCGACTTCCTCACCCTCTTGCGCTCATCCACCAGGTTAAGCCAAGTCCTCTCCAGCTCGTGCTCCAACAACTCCCTTTCGCCGCGAGCACAAATAAGGGAAGTTTTAGTCATTGAGAAAAGCCCAGCTGAGAAGTACCCTGGCGACAAATAGGATTGATATACAACAATCAGTAAGGAGAGACTCAAAagcaagaagaaaggaaaaaataagaaagaaacgGTCGAACCTCGTGGAAGAAGCCAGACAAGCACTTGACGACCTGACTGATGGCCTCCTCATGACTCCCTTTCATTGCCAATTGGGACAAAGGAGGGAGGACTTCTATAGAACTCTTAGCTTTAGGCGATTCCGCGCACTTCAAGAGGAATCGTTTGACCTTCGTGCGAACCCTCCGGACTGAAGCTGATTACAACATTCAGAAGGAGATCATCCTTCGTTGGGTGCTCAGCCTAGGGGGCCAGTTCGTAGTACGGACCCTAGCCGACTATAACATCTAAAGGGGAATCACCCTTTTCTAGATGCTCGGTCTAGACAAGCAGATCGACGACCCCTTATCTCTACACGGTTGCTAGAAGTAGTAGCTGCAGCCTCCTCGCTAGTGGCCTCCTTCCCTAGAGAGTGACTACCAACAATAGAGCAAGACGAATAAGGGGGGAGATCCATGAAGAACGCTGCTACTCATCAATTCGTTCAGGAATAGCGGTCGTAAAGAGATTCTGGAGTAGGACGTCCATCTCAACCTCGTCCACAGACACCTCAGCGGTGGCAGCCGGTAATGGAAGGATCATTGATTGGTCCACTTACTGGCACCTTTGCAGAGTCACCACGACAGCAGGGCGGCTAGCCTCCGAGATAGCCGACTCCCACAAAGGAGGATTCAAAGCTCTAGAAGAGGGCATGTTGTTGACCCAGGCACCCTCCCGACGAGGTTTCTTCCCCTTATCCAATGGGGAAAGGTCCGAGGAGCTTTTCCAAGGAAGAATAACATGAGGTCGGACTGCGATCGCCTTATCATCAGAAGGAAGGTGACCAATGGGAGGCAGAGAACCTCTTAAGCTCTCCTCGGAAAGAAGGACTTTGGAGAGGACGCGTTCGGGGTTATTCTGCACCCATTCTTGGACAACTGCAATATGCCGCATTTCATAAGAAGTAGCAGATGAACGCACAGCCTTGTCCTTCGAGACCCTCCCCTAGTTCATCCGTATTGGGAACTCGCGGCGATTCACTTGGCCTACCTGGAACTCCCATCCCCGGTTGGACACGAAGAACTTGGGAGACAAATCTTTCACCTTGCGATATCTCGACTCCAGGGTGACTAGGGTGTGTGTTTCCCTGAAACTGCAGACATTCACCTTTTGTCGTAGCACCTTGTGGGTAAGAAGGAACTCACGACTGGTAGGATCCACATCATCCTGGTACGATTGCAACAGAGCATGCCGCCAGATGATGCAGCAACATATCAAAAGTCTCCAGGAATTTAGATGCTGTTGGGAGGAAGCCAGACCCAGGTGGTCCAGAAGGTCTCGAATAGGGCGAGGGAAAGGCAACCTCAAGCCGCTCGAAAACATAGAAGGAAATAGGGTCACCCGTGTGGAATGACCCTCTGCATCGACAGCACCCTCGTTAGGACCAGGAACCTGACTCTGGTAACTGGTAAGTAAGGGCCAGGAAAGCCAGCATTGACGTCGTGGCACTTGAACTCCGACCACTGACCTCGAACAATGGCCTAGCATCAGTAGAACTTCCACCAGAAACATTGGGTTGAGTAGAGTTTTGGGAGGATATCACCACCAATGTATGAGATAGTGAAGATCGTAAAGGAGGGAGagcaaaggaaagaaaaaaaaaattgggaaacTGTAACAAGAAGGTTGCAGAGTAATAAGAAGAAACCACACCCCACTCCAACTTTATATAGGAGGAAGGCGATGGTTAATCTCCCACAACCAGTGGCAGAAGGGAGAATTATGCGCTGCTTTGAATTTTGAGAGTGTAATCTACGAACCAACGTGTACACAAAGAGACGGCTGACACCCTCACATTAATGAACTTAAAAAGACgtcatcaaaatcatcaaaagacGAGCCAATCAAGAATGATGGGAAAACATTGCTAAGATTATCAAATGACGGGAGCCTCCCCAAACTCTGAAGCTATGCACACATCAATAAAGGGATCCTGACTTCAATGGCTAGGCAGGTTCGAACAGTGATAAAATTCCCACTGTACTCGTCTGGTAAGAATTAGCGGGGTAACTGTAAGGGGattcccccctccccccggGACTAAGCCCAGGAAGCTTGTGAATGAAAGGGAATTAAAACCAAAGGCCCAGCCTAGGGCAAATAGTCTTTCAACCTGGCCCACAGAAAAAGTCCTTTGGACGTAGCCTGCAGGAGAGATGGTGCTGCAGGGGATGAGGCTCATCGATATGAAGGCTCCTCTAGTAATGTCCAGCCCTCAAGTGTCTACCCGCATAGCTGGCATAATATGCGAGAAACCCTTGATCTACTAACATTAAAGACATCAACGAACCATTAAGAAGATAATATGGGAGAAGGAGGTTGGAGAACCACGTCGCATTAATGACTCATTTACCCGGGCTACATGCCAAATTAATGATGCCGTTGCaaagccacgccgcattaaaagaCTCGAGGCAGGGAACAGTACGAAGGACACGGACTTCATGGGGGCATGCACGATCTGTCCCCCCAGACTTATAGTATAAAGAGCATATTCTAAATACGAGAATACGtctctctgatccctaaacTCATttacttattaataaacttctaaaaatagttactaactttggcattggaggtTCCCGGATCCCGAGGCCGCACTCTTCTAGTTGCACTATTCTCCATCTTTTGCAGGCCCATTTCTAAAGACTTGAGTTGTCTGAACTTAACTCAAAGGTGTGCGAAATACGACGTTAACACCGGTCATTCAAGGCGGCCGTCCAGCTTGTCCAATTTTAGAAAGGATGAGTAGTGGAGATAGATCACTAACAAAGAACAGTATTTCACCTAGTAGTCTTTCAACGTCTAGCGATTAGCGTCTTGTGGATTGATCCGTTGATTGACAGAAAGCTAGGCTAACAAACTGGCCGAAGGTTGGCTACTGTTGTCTGCTgtcatttatattatttctaataattGGCTTATCGAATTGAATGGTTTATTTATATAGCTTATCGCCatggaaatattattattataacatttCATTCCAACGTACAAGTGTACTAGCTAGAGATATTGGCCGGGCACTTAATAAATTTGTAGCTGAATTGTTTAGCTAGTTagctaaattttgaattttgtaccGTATTGGTCGATACGgtcgaaatattttgtttatgtgaCATGGGCAGTACAAATAAGGACATAGTTTCATACTGATCAGACTTTCGGTCATTTCAGTCCGTACCGACCTATATTTcgaactttaatttttttttttttttcatttcctcaAACAAGACGCTCGTTTTTTGACCCAACAATTTatactagactatttataatttatatatataatttattcatacatAGACTATTATTTAGGAATATagtttatctatatttataaatataatttatatttatatatagactattcaGAAACGGTACCGATACCGAAATATCTCGTTTCAATTTCTCGATTGAAACGGTCACCGATACGGCATTCAAAACGTTGATTTTAATACTTCAACGCCCttttttgtaaccacggtattacTTCCTCCACcactttttaataaatagtcCTTTTTTAAAACCTCAAAGCCCTTTTTTGTAACCATGGCCGTATTACTTCCTCCATTACctttagatgataggttcataagtaaaatataaaaaataatctcctattatttaatatcacatcaagaAATGATCAGTAGTATTACTCCTCAGAATATTCACAATGATAGACTGCAAGCAACAATTAACAATTAATACTATTAAACAAAATTCTCAAACATCTCAATAAATTACTGAAAAAGGCCAATATTGGGATACAACCAATGGCAAAGTATTGTGGAATAGATTACATGAAGGGTAGTGATAGAGGTACTATACATttactacttatattataattgaaatttgttatttttttatcattttcttttaagtatttttttaatattcataagcattaaaaaaattaaaatatttattaataatcactttcttaatcattaaataaaattaaaaattaaaaaaataaaaatacaagaaaaataataaatagataataaaaagtAGTAACCTTATCATTATGGATGGGGACTCTACTAAATCTTATTTCTGCTAGTTGCCGACCGGCATTACTTTAAAGGGATGCATGGACATGATCATGAGGATCGGGGTATAAGTTGTTTTAACCACCACAGGACAGAAGTTTACTACGTAGATAATTTGACTGCTACGTTAATTTTATTTAAGCTCGATCAAGGATTAATATTGCGCATTTAGTTTTGAGAAGCATTCTGTTTAAGCTGGTTGATCTGTTGCCCCCGCTCATGCTGGCACCTTTGCAGCAGGTGCCCCCGTGCAACCCGGAGGGTTGTGAGTGCCAGAAATTGTGGGATTGACATTCTCACATATTGTTTTAGCCTCTCCAGACCCTGTGAATTTAAGGTCGATGTCCTGAAGCTTCACTTTCTCGCACGGTATGCTCTTGCTACAAGCTAGCTTGACAGCCTCTATATTACTAGTACTGCCTCGAATGTTCTTGAAGCTAACGTCGCTGATCTTGATCGTAGAGGGAGCCTAGAACCAGGAAGATcgacccaagaaaaaaaaaagatctttaGTTTTTACTTCACATTGAAGTTGATTGAAGCTGATAACATAAAATTCCACGTGATATTCTTACCTGAGCTTTGCACTGACCGTGTGGGCAGTATCCTTGATCTATGAGGATAGGATTATCCACATTAGTCATGGTAATATCCTCGAAATGCATACCGCTTGCAGAACCAGCACTAGGGCTACCAGGCCATGTCTTGATCCTCACGCCATTTTGGGCATTGGTAATGGTGCAACCGGTGACTGTGATTCCACTTACAGGTTCCTCGTTCTTGTATCTTCCAAGGCTTCCAATGCTGATACCATGGCCAGGTCCGCATGCTACTTTTGTGATAGTAATGTCTTGGCTTCCATCACCAAGGGAGATACAATCATCACCAGTTCCAATCTTAATATCGGTAATTGTAATCCCAGATGAACGTCCAATGTGGATTCCATCTGTGTTGGGGCTGTCTGCAGGTGCAGTGATGGTTAGTTTTTCCATCTGCATGCCTTTGCAGCCCAACAAGATTATGTGGAAATATTTGCTGTTTAGTGATGTTATGTCCGTGACTACTGCATTTGTGACGAAGCTGAACTTCAAATTCTGCGTACGTTCATTTTGAAACATTCAGAAccactattaataaataataataagtgattagtgtcatatatatatatatatagagtgatGGAAAATCTATTGCATGCCGATCAATTCTTACAGCGGCAAGTACTCCGCATGAGTTGAGGTTATTGGGACAGACATTTGATTTCCAAGCAGTTTGTCCTTGCCCATCGAAAGTTCCACCCCCAGACAGAGTGAACCCATCAACATGAAGGAATTGGATCCAGAAATCCTGGAATTTACTGGGGTCTGCTGGAGCCTGGATGGTGCCCTGATTGTGGAATTCAATAGGGCCCTTGCAAGGTCCTGCTAAAGTCACTGGACCTAATTTGAATATCCCTTTTGGAACCACAACTTGGTTTTTACCTGCTGCTGCGCATGCGTCTTTCCAAGCACTGGTCAAAGCCTGACGATTACAGAAACCGAAAACGGAAAAAAGAGTAAATTAAGCCTTAATTCTTCTTTTTAGATCATAAGTGGTACTACTGATGAAGAtcaatatttttgataagtatagcATCTAAACATTTATGGTGATCAACAAAATGGAATTGcagtagtactgcatgcatattgcatcatatatatatatatatatatatatgtatgtgtgtgtataggTGTATATACCGCGGTCATATCTGCACCAGGCTTTGCTCCATGTGTCGTCACATCAAAAACTGCGGCTTGAGCATGATTAATGGCATTAAATGCCACCAGAAACGCCAAGGACATCAACGCGAGCTTTAAATTCACAGCCATCTTGATCTTTTACCTATCAGTCTATCGCTCCCCAGCTTTCTTTGTCTGATCTAGATGTGTTTGCAACAATGATCGATGAAAAGATCCTTTGGTTTACCCAGCTATTTATACTGCATGGGTCTTGAATCTAAACCGTGCGTCCAAACTTGTTGAAACTGTCAATCGATCGTTTCCTAATCTTATGCAACACCTTTAATAAGTTTTATGGTCTTTAGTTTATTCAACTAATTCAATGACTTCCTATTCTTAGCTTGGCTTCGTCCCCTGGAGCTCTCACTCAACtgttgtaacacccggaccaattatgctcaaatttttttttttatttgtttattttttattcattttatttttttttattttcattacacgttatttttttttctttttgcacattttattctttctgtctatattttttttttcacccgtAAGTTCTTTTGTCCACTCCATACACACACACGGCACATCCGCGCACACGTCTCTCTcagctctctagggttttttttttggtcatcaTTTCAGCTATATATTTGCATGTTCTTCATCCTCAACGAAAATCTAGAGTTgccgcttcttctttttcacgcCTCAGCCTCCATCACCCACTGTAATCTCTCATTCACTGCCTCTCTGCGTTCTCGGTTCATCGTTCGTCAACCTTGCCAGACCCCCTCCACCGCTAACCACCAACACTGAAAGACAGCCACTACCTCCACGTTCAGAAACGCCCAACAATAGTAGTGCACCGCAACAACACCTCACGCAAGACTCTGTTCTGCACCACCGTACCCCACACTAAGCCGCCCAATGTAGAAGTTTTGTCGCACACAGACCCGTAGCCATCCTCCACCTAAAGCTAGAGCTACCGCTtcagttttcttccttttctcccaGTTTCCCCACCACCATTTGCCGAGAACAACCACTTGCTTAGTAGACCgaaactcccctgttttagccaccgaaaacagagcaacccAACCCGGTGCACTTGTCGTTCAAAGCCACCACACATGGTGCCAGCGCTTCCACGTGGTTACCACCGGCACAAAGAACTCCGACGGTCACTCCACGCCACTCCTTTTTCCGCCGCCTCCCTTTCGGTAAGCCACTGATAGCACCTGTGTCACTCTCTCTGCTTACTCtatgtctttcatttttttttcttttcctcatttgttggtctctctctctctctctctctcgtccagtGCTCCGCCGAGATCACCGTCGTCTGCCTAGCCCCTCGCCTATGTCGCACGCTGCCGCTTGATTTCCTCCTTAAGTAAGCCCTGTCGTGCATGTTATGTTGATTTAAGtaggttttctttttgttagttttcaaagaattaaaagaaattacctTAATACCCTAGCTACCTAGGGAGATTAATTTGTTAGTACCCTGCATGGCAAACAATTAAATAAGTATCCTAATTTAGTAAGTAAAGTCCTTCTAGCATGATTCTACACTCATTAGTATCCTAATTAGTGTAGAATCATTGATTGTCGATTATGGTTGGTTAGGCTGTGCGCACGAGATTTCAAGACTCGTATGCATGATTTATTTTAGAGATTAttcttaagaagagaaaaacaaattaaggagcTCATCATGCATGGCTAGCTTGTATCTGATGATCAGTACTGGTCCTCGTCTTAGGTCGATGATCCATTTTAtataaagttatttaatttttcaagtCGGTATATGGAATATTCATTCACATTATTTACATGGCTAGCATTTCCCTACCgagttctctctctcaactcagactctctctctctctctctccaactcaCGGCCCTTGCAACTGTCAGCAGTAGCGGAGCAAGCCGGGCAACACGACACTGCgaagacaaacaaaaatataaccAGCATTGTGGAGAGGTGGTTTCCGTCGAGGAACATGCCCATGCAGCCCTTGAGGTAGATGACAAAACTGAATGGGTTGATCTGCTAAGTACTTCACAAGTTGCTTCGATTCAAGAACATCTGCATGCAATCGggttatatttcatttttccatCCTAATTTTTCCTACTTTTTGCATGTTGACCTACAAATACCATCgtaattgtgtgtgtgtgtgtctgtatTCTACTTTTTTCTAGGGGTTTGATCGTCGAccatgattttagtttttttccaaGTGAAAAATATGTTGGATCTGCAAATaactttgagaaatttaatGGGAAACATTGAGCCAGGGGTTGAATCTGGTGCACAGTTCTACTTTTGATGCATTTGAGGCCCAAaaagttataaacttttttgtacttttcttaattatattaaGCCCTTCTCTTAATTTTGGAATTTAtggttcatttttctttttgatctcAAATTTGTTTGTAGGTTTTTCATTTTGCAGGACTTGTTCTAAAGTGAAGTTTTTTTGGGTAGGAGATTTTGGTCTTGAACAAGTGCTTTTACGCTTGAAGGTTGTTGACTACGTAATTCTATACTTCATTTTGcctttttttagtttattgatGAAGGTAATGCGTAGTTATAGGGAGAATAGTTTTGAGTGGTGATGAATTGTGATGATGACTCCATCAATAGCTATGTTCATTGTGCAGAAAGGGCAAGGGCTGCTTCAGATCTACCGGGCAAGGGTGCTGCCTTCTAAAACAGCTATTGCTAGCCCAACTTTTTTGCCTAGGGTGAGGGAGCCTACCTCTTATAAAGATTGCATTTTTTGTTATCCGTAGttgctttattatttattgatttgattGGTTCTTTCGTTTTCAGACAGAAAATGAATGTGAGATTCATGCAAGAACTATATATTGTACAAATATGGACAAGAAGGCGATCATTTTTAGTAAAACTTTTGCTTTAAACCGACTGTTTAAGGTGGCTCAGTcaactgttatttatttatttgtctttCGTTGATTTAAGCTACtcaatctttctttttcattttttctttttcaattttgtgaGAGGCCTTAacttagtttttattttctgtcaGCAAGCATTAGGCATGATCTCAGTTTCTCTCCCTACAGTCGAGAGGGTCTCAGATATACAAGTATACCTTTAATATAACCTTTCTAATGCTTTTCAGGCCGTGGTTGCTGCCCTATTAATGAACATTTACATTATTGGTTTGAATCAGTTATCTAACATTGATATAGACCATGCTGAAAGCATTTGGGGATATTTCcttcactacaacagaatgtgtctttcgtaacagaggaaactgtcataAAAAAATGGGAAACCCTCACTAAATTGTGATCTTCAGTGGAATTATCAGAaattgtgatcttcagtttTTCGTGCATAAGCATCAACTccatgataatagatatactataattataattatatagttattgagacaaaagtattaactatatatataattatcaacgacaatatttccttactggtaggtgtcgactggctgttgttctcctctgtgttagcttgatcttcaggaacggattcctcgagtggaaAGTCCTCAATGCATTCAgcact carries:
- the LOC109014665 gene encoding exopolygalacturonase-like, producing MAVNLKLALMSLAFLVAFNAINHAQAAVFDVTTHGAKPGADMTAALTSAWKDACAAAGKNQVVVPKGIFKLGPVTLAGPCKGPIEFHNQGTIQAPADPSKFQDFWIQFLHVDGFTLSGGGTFDGQGQTAWKSNVCPNNLNSCGVLAANLKFSFVTNAVVTDITSLNSKYFHIILLGCKGMQMEKLTITAPADSPNTDGIHIGRSSGITITDIKIGTGDDCISLGDGSQDITITKVACGPGHGISIGSLGRYKNEEPVSGITVTGCTITNAQNGVRIKTWPGSPSAGSASGMHFEDITMTNVDNPILIDQGYCPHGQCKAQAPSTIKISDVSFKNIRGSTSNIEAVKLACSKSIPCEKVKLQDIDLKFTGSGEAKTICENVNPTISGTHNPPGCTGAPAAKVPA